Proteins encoded together in one Microplitis mediator isolate UGA2020A chromosome 7, iyMicMedi2.1, whole genome shotgun sequence window:
- the LOC130672027 gene encoding uncharacterized protein LOC130672027 gives MSSTENIISWLNVTECKTPEERNKHLENCNNILIHSVGCSESNCPVDNCGSIKSLVAHSKQCAVPFFRRIYLHESCQLCKNLFTLRFYHAKVCDNLSNCRVDGCGKFKKLSIKLDPRRKGRFLGITDVKSNDSNSELSVSGGRVVKRTANCLQQKLRDVQLIRGFASMNIDKESSVGDCKDDDHEEIKIITYVNGDAKVVKTYKVPNFKKLMFLKRRSKILRSGDADKKSNLLGNPVSYFSQIKIDNVTSSGLQARMIETHGSSASAIVGDVKQFMSKEDEVLDGIAAMNIDDPIPSTDA, from the coding sequence ATGAGTTCAACGGAGAACATCATTTCATGGCTTAATGTAACTGAATGCAAAACACCTGAAGAGCGTAACAAACATTTGGAAAATTGTAACAATATTTTAATCCACTCAGTGGGCTGCAGTGAATCAAATTGTCCAGTTGATAATTGCGgttcaataaaatcattagTGGCCCACAGTAAACAATGCGCTGTTCCATTTTTTCGTCGAATTTATTTACACGAATCTTGTCAGCTCTGTAAAAATCTATTTACTCTTCGTTTTTATCATGCTAAAGTATGTGATAATTTATCCAACTGCCGTGTCGACGGctgcgggaaatttaaaaaattatcaataaaattagaCCCGAGGCGTAAAGGGCGATTCCTTGGAATAACAGATGTTAAAAGTAATGACAGTAATTCGGAATTATCAGTAAGCGGTGGCCGAGTTGTAAAACGAACTGCCAattgtttgcaacaaaaattAAGAGACGTTCAGCTGATAAGGGGATTTGCTTCTATGAATATCGACAAGGAGTCTTCTGTTGGTGACTGCAAAGATGACGATCatgaagaaattaaaataataacttacgTTAATGGAGACGCTAAAGTTGTCAAGACCTACAAGGTACCAAATTTTAAGAAGCTCATGTTCCTCAAAAGACGCTCAAAAATTCTTCGCAGTGGAGATGCTGACAAGAAGAGTAATCTCTTAGGAAATCCGGTTTcttatttttcacaaataaaaatagacaATGTCACTTCCAGTGGATTGCAAGCCAGAATGATTGAGACTCATGGCAGTTCTGCATCAGCAATTGTTGGTGACGTAAAACAATTTATGAGTAAAGAAGACGAAGTCCTTGATGGAATCGCTGCTATGAATATCGACGACCCGATTCCTTCGACTGATGCTTGA
- the LOC130672037 gene encoding 28S ribosomal protein S24, mitochondrial has translation MALILNNISKSFQLNYTTLQRSIHVTAAAEKCRSGRYRPTLKRTKPLTYEMSQKPFQLVMRKSWNVWNTSNIQGGNRPSETAVEDEFIRRFMVGTWHNIFVSDLIIKRQHNIIRIAGIIERRTLPRKLYFLIGYTQELLSYWLQCPVKMELQSVPSREDVIFKYV, from the exons ATGGCGTTGATTTTAAACaat aTATCAAAatcatttcaattaaattacacTACATTACAAAGATCAATTCATGTGACTGCTGCTGCTGAAAAATGTCGATCAGGTCGTTACAGACCAACACTAAAACGAACCAAACCACTTACTTACGAGATGTCACAAAAACCCTTCCAACTTGTCATGAGAAAATCCTGGAACGTTTGGAACacat CAAACATCCAGGGCGGTAACAGACCCTCGGAAACAGCAGTCGAGGACGAATTCATCCGGCGATTCATGGTCGGAACCTGGCACAACATTTTCGTGTCCGACCTGATAATAAAACGGCAGCACAACATCATCAGGATCGCGGGAATAATCGAGCGACGAACGCTGCCCAGAAAATTGTATTTCTTAATTGGCTACACCCAGGAGTTACTGAGCTACTGGCTCCAGTGTCCAGTAAAAATGGAACTCCAGTCAGTTCCTAGTCGCGAAGacgtaatatttaaatatgtataa
- the LOC130672031 gene encoding protein YIPF5: MSRYSEQDNMWAQPPQGQYNFEPSGFGQPNQQFEFQNYSNDEPADYSYSRPYLDPSQNIYAGNMMYPTTDYGKAPGFSEEEDEPPLLEELGIDPDRIMQKTLAVLNPFHRRGQTDDANYLLQDSDLAGPVAFCLVLAAFLLLAGSKAHFGYVYGLASTSCLLMYLLQYLMSSTGNVTLSSVASVLGYCLLPVVALAGLSIFTTLRGPLGLVLAGLAVAWATISASRLFSAMSGEEKQRLLIAYPCLLLYGVFTLIVIF; the protein is encoded by the exons ATGTCAAGATACAGCGAGCAGGATAACATGTGGGCCCAGCCGCCCCAAGGGCAGTACAACTTTGAGCCCTCGGGATTCGGGCAACCTAACCAACAATTCGAATTCCAAAACTACAGCAATGATGAGCCAGCGGACTACTCATACTCCCGACCTTATCTGGACCCGTCCCAGAACATCTACGCCGGGAACATGATGTACCCGACCACGGACTATGGCAaag ctCCAGGATTCAGCGAAGAAGAAGACGAGCCGCCTCTGCTAGAGGAGCTGGGAATCGACCCCGACCGCATAATGCAGAAAACTCTGGCAGTGCTGAACCCATTTCACCGCCGAGGTCAGACAGACGACGCAAATTATCTGCTCCAGGACTCGGATCTCGCGGGACCAGTGGCCTTCTGTCTAGTCCTCGCGGCTTTTCTGCTCCTGGCGGGATCCAAAGCCCACTTCGGGTACGTCTACGGCCTGGCATCGACCTCCTGTCTGCTGATGTATCTGCTCCAGTATCTGATGAGCAGCACCGGGAACGTCACGCTCTCCTCAGTGGCCTCCGTCCTCGGGTACTGTCTGCTCCCAGTGGTCGCCCTCGCGGGACTCAGCATCTTCACGACCCTCCGCGGTCCTCTGGGTCTAGTTCTCGCGGGTCTCGCCGTCGCCTGGGCGACTATCTCAGCCTCAAGACTCTTCTCCGCGATGTCCGGGGAGGAAAAGCAGCGTCTGCTCATCGCCTACCCCTGTCTTTTGCTCTACGGAGTCTTtactttaattgttattttttaa
- the LOC130672019 gene encoding neprilysin-11-like, protein MKFKIILFFLTASTFGSIISPWESHGSHEDRGWFLDAEKDTVDLKDISVCNTNDCTNLAHEILSGMNQSADPCEDFYEFTCGSFKNTHPIPGHTAIWGRFFMFQQLVYQRLRAILETTPEPEDILPVRQAKKWYQSCMDAEALERRGLDPIESVLMQVGGWPMTIDAEEWDETEHPWQRIEQHYFQITGSYVFYKFDPDLTNSTVFKMEKGDLPLLDKLPFEFQDYTGEEYENYKTFITAVALIFVENNRANVSLDMVEKDAADLIEFEKQLSLISKEKSKNVKTFDDFQSWYDEKTVDRGNKIRVKKLIRRILETVNYDVENIKYVSSDNMEYFIKLNELMNKTPKRTIMNYIHWDFVSEMLTATIDDMRDIFFELMSKEVGVTEREPRWMECTRLVRMAKATGYAFAEKYFSQTVNTNVKSLVDNVCDEMKVQIHRSDWLDDTTKKIVTDKIDDMGLFEGTPSWYKNRTYVLNAYKGLVIGNSLFDNVLSYKKYEMREKLRNVVNAIYVDQSNDIDVLEVNAYYEPYSNVMVLPVADLQPPFFTDSLPNNVNYGMIGTVIGHELGHAYDINGMKVGLESQDLELPEPIMNAFYQRAECFIDQFKKYFRDPKPDTETASEDREGKLSRHTQGENMADTTGLNAVYDAWKRILAKKGPESKLPGFEKYSDEQMFFIGFGSLWCTISTEQYAKAALDRDEHSPAKIRVLGAASNSEDFARAFNCPKGSPMNPEQKCNIWS, encoded by the exons atgaagtttaaaataatact GTTTTTCCTAACGGCCAGCACATTTGGGAGTATCATAAGCCCATGGGAAAGTCACGGTAGCCATGAAGATCGTGGGTGGTTTTTGGATGCTGAAAAAGATACTGTTGATTTGAAAGATATTAGTGTTTGTAATACTAACGACTGCACAAACCTTG CTCATGAGATTTTGAGTGGAATGAATCAATCAGCAGATCCATGTGAGGATTTTTATGAATTCACATGCGGATCATTCAAAAATACTCATCCTATTCCTGGCCATACTGCTATTTGGGgaagattttttatgtttcaacAATTAGTTTATCAGCGTTTGAggg CAATTTTGGAAACAACTCCTGAGCCGGAAGATATTTTACCAGTGAGACAGGCCAAAAAATGGTATCAGTCTTGTATGGACGCAG aggCACTCGAAAGACGAGGCTTGGATCCGATAGAATCTGTTTTGATGCAAGTTGGAGGCTGGCCGATGACTATTGACGCCGAAGAATGGGACGAAACTGAGCATCCGTGGCAGCGAATTGAGCAACactattttcaaattactgGCTCTTatgtattttacaaatttgatCCTGATTTGACCAACAGTACCGTgtttaaa ATGGAGAAAGGCGATCTTCCGCTCCTCGACAAACTTCCGTTTGAATTCCAAGATTATACAGGAGAGGAGTATGAAAATTACAAGACATTCATTACGGCCGTAGCTctaatttttgttgaaaacaACAGAGCAAATGTCTCCCTTGACATGGTTGAAAAAGATGCCGCCGATTTAATTGAGTTTGAAAAACAATTAAGTttg attTCAAAGGAGAAAAGTAAGAATGTCAAGACTTTTGACGATTTTCAATCTTGGTACGATGAGAAAACAGTCGATCGAGGCAACAAA ATTAGAGTGAAAAAGTTAATAAGAAGAATATTGGAAACAGTAAATTATGATGTAGAAAATATTAAGTACGTATCATCAGACAATATGGAGTACTTCATTAAATTGAATGAATTAATGAACAAAACTCCCAAGCGAACTATAA tgAATTATATCCACTGGGATTTTGTAAGTGAAATGCTTACGGCAACAATCGACGATATGcgcgatatattttttgaattaatgagCAAAGAAGTTGGAGTCACGGAAAGAGAGCCGcg gtggaTGGAGTGTACAAGACTAGTAAGAATGGCCAAAGCAACTGGATACGCATTtgctgaaaaatatttttcccaaACCGTAAATACTAATGTTAAAAGTTTGGTCGATAATGTATGCGATGAAATGAAAGTACAGATACATAGATCAGATTGGCTGGATGATACAACTAAGAAAATAGTTACGGACAAAATTGACGACATGGGACTTTTTGAAGGCACTCCTAGCTGGTATAAGAACAGAACATACGTTCTCAATGCATACAAAggg CTGGTCATTGGCAACAGTCTCTTTGATAATGTActcagttataaaaaatatgaaatgagAGAAAAACTGCGCAATGTAGTGAACGCAATATACGTCGACCAaag taacGATATCGACGTGCTTGAAGTTAACGCATACTATGAGCCTTATTCTAATGTTATGG ttcTACCTGTTGCCGATTTGCAGCCGCCATTTTTCACTGACAGTCTTCCCAa TAACGTTAACTACGGAATGATTGGGACCGTGATTGGTCATGAATTAGGACACGCCTATGACATCAACG GGATGAAAGTAGGACTAGAAAGTCAAGATCTCGAACTTCCTGAGCCGATAATGAACGCGTTTTATCAACGCGCAGAATGTTTCAtcgatcaatttaaaaaatattttagggACCCGAAGCCTGATACCGAAACTGCTTCCGAAGAcaga GAAGGAAAACTAAGTCGTCATACTCAAGGAGAAAATATGGCAGACACGACGGGGCTGAACGCAGTTTACGATGCCTGGAAGAGAATACTAGCAAAGAAAGGTCCTGAAAGTAAACTACCTGGTTTTGAAAAGTATTCCGACGAGCAAATGTTCTTCATTGGATTTGGATCC TTGTGGTGCACAATATCTACGGAGCAGTACGCAAAAGCAGCACTTGATCGAGACGAACACAGTCCCGCAAAAATAAGAGTACTTGGCGCTGCTTCGAACAGCGAAGATTTTGCCCGGGCTTTCAATTGTCCGAAAGGCAGCCCGATGAACCCCGAACAGAAATGTAATATTTGGTCCTAA
- the LOC130672015 gene encoding neprilysin-like — MKFKIILFCLTASTFGSNISPWESHDGDKDAGWFLETEKDTIDVREVNVCNTNDCIALAKDLSGGMNKSANPCEDFYEYTCGLFEKTHPLPAYTPIWGRPYMFQQMVYQRLKTILETTPEPDDILPVRQAKKWYRACMDSETLEKRGLDPIESVLMQVGGWPMTIDAEEWDESEHPWQRIEQHYFQITGSYVFYKFMPDWSNTTVVKVEPGDLPLRNKLPFEFKNYEGEEYENYKEFISAVALLFVTYNSANIALEDIYKDASDLIEFEKQLSLISDSESEDAEIVKTLDEFQEWYDKNTVDQGNKVTVKKLVRGLLETVNHDPENVKYLSVASMEYFVKLLELMNKTPKRTIINYIHWDFICEMLATTTEDMRDVFFVLMNKQFGVSKREPRSVECAKEIKMLEANGYAFAEKYFSTDVDTNVRNLVDNVGEEMKIQIQRSDWLDDNTKKIVTDKIDNMGIFVGTPEEYKNRTYVLNSYKGLVISNNHFDNVLSYKKYEMREKLREALDGQAPAEDDSDMDILEVNAYYDPYSNAIVIPVSVLQPPFFTLSLPNNINYGMIGAVIGHELGHAYDVNGLKIGLQQQKLELPKEILDMYDQRAGCFIDQFKEYFREPSSDDGTDSEDTGRKLSRKTQGENMADTTGLNAVFDAWKRMITAKGSDTKLPGFEKYSDEQMFFIGFGSMWCTVSTPEYAAALKAQDEHSPTNLRVLGAISNSEEFARAFSCPKGTRMNPEKKCNIW; from the exons ATGAAGTTCAAAATAATACT GTTTTGCCTAACGGCCAGCACTTTTGGGAGTAACATAAGCCCATGGGAAAGTCACGATGGCGATAAAGATGCTGGGTGGTTTTTAGAGACTGAAAAGGATACTATTGACGTCAGAGAAGTTAATGTTTGTAATACTAACGACTGCATAGCTCTCG ctAAGGACCTTTCGGGCGGAATGAATAAATCCGCAAATCCATGTGAGGATTTCTATGAATACACGTGCggattatttgaaaaaactcaTCCTCTTCCTGCTTATACTCCTATTTGGGGTAGACCTTACATGTTTCAACAAATGGTTTATCAACGTTTGAAAa cAATTTTGGAAACAACTCCTGAGCCGGACGATATTTTGCCAGTGAGACAGGCCAAGAAATGGTATCGCGCTTGCATGGATTCAG AGACACTTGAAAAACGAGGCTTAGATCCGATAGAATCTGTTTTGATGCAAGTTGGAGGCTGGCCGATGACTATTGACGCCGAAGAATGGGACGAAAGTGAGCATCCGTGGCAGCGAATCGAGCAACACTATTTCCAAATTACTGGCTCTTatgtattttacaaatttatgcCTGATTGGTCAAACACTACCGTGGTTAAA GTTGAGCCAGGCGATCTTCCACTCCGCAATAAACTTCcgtttgaattcaaaaattatgaagGAGAAGAATATGAAAATTACAAGGAATTCATTTCAGCCGTAGCTCTACTTTTTGTTACATACAACAGCGCAAATATTGCTCTTGAGGATATTTACAAAGATGCCAGCGATTTAATTGAGTTTGAAAAACAATTAAGTTtg ATTTCAGACAGCGAAAGTGAGGATGCCGAGATTGTCAAGACTTTGGATGAGTTTCAAGAGTGGTACGACAAAAATACAGTCGATCAAGGCAACAAA GTTACGGTGAAAAAATTAGTCAGAGGATTATTGGAAACAGTAAATCATGACCCAGAAAATGTCAAGTACTTATCAGTAGCCAGTATGGAGTATTTTGTTAAATTGCTCGAACTGATGAACAAAACTCCCAAGCGAACTATaa taaATTATATCCACTGGGATTTTATTTGTGAGATGCTTGCGACAACGACCGAAGATATGCGCGAtgtattttttgtgttaatgaACAAACAATTTGGAGTCTCGAAAAGAGAGCCAcg ctCAGTCGAGTGtgcaaaagaaataaaaatgctCGAAGCAAATGGATACGCATTcgctgaaaaatatttttccacaGACGTCGATACTAATGTTAGAAATTTGGTTGACAACGTAGGCGAGGAAATGAAAATACAGATACAAAGATCAGATTGGCTGGACGATAATACTAAGAAGATAGTTACCGACAAAATTGACAATATGGGAATATTTGTAGGCACTCCTGAAGAGTATAAAAACAGAACATACGTTCTAAATTCATATAAAggg cttgTCATCAGCAACAATCACTTTGATAATGTActcagttataaaaaatatgagatgaGAGAAAAATTACGCGAGGCATTGGACGGCCAAGCACCCGCAgaaga tgacTCGGATATGGACATACTTGAAGTTAATGCTTACTATGATCCTTACTCCAATGCTATAG ttaTACCTGTGTCCGTTTTGCAGCCCCCATTTTTCACTTTAAGTCTTCCCAA TAACATTAACTATGGAATGATTGGAGCAGTGATCGGGCACGAATTAGGACACGCCTATGACGTTAACG GGTTGAAAATAGGTCTACAACAACAAAAGCTCGAACTTCCTAAAGAGATTTTGGACATGTATGATCAACGCGCGGGATGTTTCATCGATCAATTTAAAGAATACTTTAGGGAGCCGAGTTCTGATGACGGAACTGATTCCGAAGataca GGAAGAAAACTAAGTCGAAAGACTCAAGGAGAAAATATGGCGGATACGACAGGGCTGAACGCAGTTTTCGATGCCTGGAAGAGAATGATAACAGCGAAAGGTTCTGATACTAAACTACCTGGTTTTGAAAAGTATTCCGACGAGCAAATGTTCTTCATAGGATTTGGATCT ATGTGGTGCACAGTATCTACACCAGAGTATGCGGCAGCACTAAAGGCACAAGATGAACACAGCCCCACGAATTTAAGAGTACTTGGCGCAATTTCAAATAGCGAGGAATTTGCTCGTGCTTTCAGTTGCCCGAAAGGCACCCGGATGAACCCGGAAAAGAAATGTAATATTTGGTAA